A window from Bacteroidales bacterium encodes these proteins:
- a CDS encoding DUF1003 domain-containing protein: MKKKAICQITKEELPISELVPALIVREPLVKLIKKQYPGWDENGYISSKELNKFRNEYVKNIVEVEKGELTEIEKEVIESIKNAEILSKNLSEDTPEISTFGERTADKVASFGGSWKFIGIFAFVLIVWITINTIALFQQPFDPFPYILLNLILSCLAAIQAPVIMMSQNRQEARDRIRAQHDYQVNLKAEIEIRQLNEKIDHLILVQNQKDAEIQQIQIELLNDLIEKVENIEKKKN, from the coding sequence ATGAAAAAAAAAGCAATATGCCAGATTACAAAAGAAGAGCTTCCGATAAGCGAGCTTGTTCCAGCTTTAATAGTAAGGGAACCATTAGTAAAATTAATTAAAAAGCAATATCCCGGGTGGGATGAAAATGGATATATTTCTTCTAAAGAGTTAAATAAGTTCCGTAATGAATATGTTAAAAACATTGTAGAAGTTGAGAAAGGCGAACTTACAGAAATCGAAAAAGAAGTTATTGAAAGTATAAAAAACGCAGAAATATTATCCAAAAACTTAAGTGAGGATACGCCCGAAATTTCAACTTTTGGTGAAAGAACAGCCGATAAAGTTGCTTCATTTGGCGGCAGCTGGAAATTTATCGGAATATTTGCTTTTGTATTGATAGTTTGGATTACAATAAATACAATTGCATTATTTCAGCAGCCATTTGACCCGTTTCCATATATCTTATTAAACTTAATTTTATCGTGTCTTGCCGCAATTCAAGCACCTGTAATTATGATGAGTCAAAACCGGCAGGAAGCAAGGGACCGTATTCGTGCACAACACGATTATCAGGTTAATTTAAAAGCAGAAATTGAGATACGACAATTGAACGAAAAAATAGACCATCTTATACTTGTCCAGAATCAAAAGGATGCAGAAATTCAGCAAATACAAATAGAATTGCTGAACGACTTAATTGAAAAAGTTGAAAATATTGAAAAGAAAAAGAATTAA
- a CDS encoding ATP-binding protein, whose amino-acid sequence MVNKYSKITVDAGTHKYRMVNNLKNNARDIELDLNWLEKLIDTRILLTLKKECKYKSAFEITPHNFDADSSLYANFISHYNMNFSERLALILSLAPHVNPQLLDKFYIKNEKYDRGFTEFGGLKGIYHGGFIPTGETLIYILAGNNLELRFSLYQLFSEEHFFAKYNILKLDSTFESETQLSNALKISNEYLSFLTTGKEYKPDFSINFPAKLISTDYTWNDLILDSSTLKQIDEIKAFINHGNTLMNDWNLKLKLRPGHRSLFYGPSGTGKTMTACLLGKYTNKSVYKIDLSMVVSKYIGETEKNLSKVFEQAEHKNWILFFDEADALFGKRTKVEDAHDRYANQEVSYLLQRIEYFDGIVILASNMKSNMDDSFVRRFESVINFPMPKPEERIKIWEQGFSPACLLDKKLDLKALSNQHEISGGAIMNIIRYASLMTINKGSNTVSSKDIEEGIKKELIKEGRTV is encoded by the coding sequence ATGGTCAACAAATACAGTAAAATTACCGTGGATGCAGGAACACATAAATACAGAATGGTGAACAATTTAAAAAATAACGCAAGAGATATAGAACTTGATTTAAATTGGCTTGAAAAGCTTATTGATACAAGGATTTTGCTTACGCTCAAAAAAGAATGCAAATACAAAAGCGCATTTGAAATCACACCTCATAATTTTGATGCAGACAGTTCGCTATATGCAAATTTCATAAGTCATTACAATATGAATTTCAGTGAGCGCCTCGCATTGATATTAAGTTTAGCTCCTCACGTTAATCCTCAACTTCTTGATAAATTTTATATTAAAAATGAAAAATACGATAGGGGATTCACTGAATTTGGCGGTTTAAAAGGAATTTATCACGGTGGCTTTATTCCAACAGGTGAAACGCTTATTTATATTTTAGCCGGAAATAATTTAGAATTGCGGTTTTCATTATATCAGCTTTTCAGTGAAGAGCATTTTTTTGCAAAATATAATATCCTGAAACTCGATTCAACTTTTGAAAGTGAAACTCAGTTAAGCAACGCATTAAAAATTTCAAATGAATATCTGAGTTTTTTAACAACCGGCAAAGAATACAAACCTGATTTCAGTATTAATTTTCCCGCAAAGCTTATTTCTACTGATTACACATGGAATGACCTTATTCTTGATTCATCAACATTAAAACAAATTGATGAAATAAAAGCATTCATAAATCACGGTAACACTTTGATGAATGATTGGAATTTAAAGCTAAAACTTCGTCCCGGTCACAGAAGTTTATTTTATGGACCATCTGGTACAGGAAAAACAATGACTGCCTGCTTGCTGGGGAAATACACAAACAAGAGTGTTTATAAAATTGATTTGTCAATGGTGGTTTCAAAATATATCGGCGAAACAGAAAAAAATCTTTCGAAAGTTTTTGAGCAGGCAGAACATAAAAACTGGATTTTGTTTTTTGATGAAGCCGATGCGTTATTCGGAAAACGAACTAAAGTTGAAGATGCGCACGACCGATACGCAAATCAGGAAGTATCATATCTTTTGCAGCGCATAGAATATTTTGATGGAATAGTTATCCTCGCATCAAACATGAAAAGCAACATGGACGATTCATTTGTCCGCCGCTTCGAATCGGTTATAAATTTTCCGATGCCAAAACCAGAAGAGAGAATTAAAATATGGGAACAAGGATTTTCCCCCGCATGTTTGCTCGATAAAAAGCTTGACCTGAAAGCATTATCAAATCAACACGAAATTTCGGGAGGAGCAATTATGAACATAATTCGTTATGCTTCTCTAATGACAATTAATAAAGGTTCAAACACTGTTTCATCAAAGGATATTGAGGAAGGCATAAAAAAAGAATTGATAAAAGAAGGAAGAACTGTTTAA
- a CDS encoding DUF4157 domain-containing protein → MKKSATNRKSENNSKSNANNVGSEKSNSKITIQPKLTIGEPNDQYEQEADNVAAKVMSMSEPQAVGQEEEEEKLQAMIMRKEKEEANDSDNSWLEEQINNTKGSGNILDDGTRSFMENRIGADFGNVKVHTDSNAVQMNKEIGAHAFTHGNDIYFNSGQYNPESSTGKHLIAHELTHTIQQGGTSTVINAEFAVAPTTPDRTVTALTATQIQDAIAYNQARHTDVTEISLMRDILGLDPTPAVIDESFVNAVVEYQTIYSLSLDGRIEGDTASMLAREIIAEANYLGPGNEGDLAPEFILQTSLQTLVSANNTTYADYKTAIQGTTMLQQRVVLNNQQLLNDIKGKLSWNDWAKCIELLGRRAPTGDEMLDNFTVRIALNTAWEASNVAITIWASHSDDPADAGNACNPAIGAVTATTAHEEGGFVYMNLLTGNLSTIAVSGGAQAGLTLNNPATVADSVVVGGYHTHPNVGVCWGTPFFSPEDEAWSAANGVPILMKGAFPSLTDISNHSFGNARLHLAGNRGLPGASGGIAPQATICGSFDEI, encoded by the coding sequence ATGAAAAAATCTGCAACAAATAGGAAAAGCGAAAATAATTCCAAGTCGAATGCAAATAATGTCGGCTCGGAAAAATCAAATTCAAAAATAACAATTCAGCCGAAACTTACTATTGGCGAGCCAAATGACCAATATGAACAGGAAGCCGATAATGTTGCGGCAAAAGTAATGAGCATGTCTGAACCCCAAGCAGTGGGACAAGAAGAAGAGGAAGAAAAATTGCAGGCAATGATTATGAGAAAAGAAAAAGAGGAAGCTAATGATAGTGATAATTCATGGTTGGAAGAACAAATCAATAACACAAAAGGTTCAGGAAATATTTTAGATGACGGAACACGTTCATTTATGGAAAACCGTATAGGAGCGGACTTTGGCAATGTAAAAGTTCATACCGATTCAAATGCAGTTCAAATGAACAAAGAAATAGGAGCTCATGCATTCACTCATGGAAACGATATTTATTTTAACAGCGGACAATATAATCCTGAAAGTTCAACCGGAAAACATTTGATTGCGCATGAACTCACTCATACAATTCAACAAGGTGGAACAAGCACAGTAATTAATGCTGAATTTGCTGTTGCACCAACAACCCCAGACAGAACAGTTACTGCCCTTACTGCAACACAAATACAAGATGCAATTGCTTATAATCAGGCAAGACATACAGATGTGACAGAAATAAGTTTAATGAGAGACATACTTGGTCTTGACCCCACTCCAGCAGTAATCGATGAATCTTTTGTAAATGCCGTGGTGGAATATCAAACTATTTATAGTCTTTCTCTTGATGGACGTATAGAAGGCGACACTGCAAGTATGCTTGCAAGAGAAATTATTGCCGAAGCAAATTATTTAGGTCCGGGAAATGAAGGCGATTTAGCTCCCGAATTTATTTTACAAACATCATTACAAACACTTGTTTCTGCAAACAATACCACTTATGCAGATTATAAAACCGCAATACAAGGAACAACAATGCTTCAACAAAGAGTTGTATTAAACAATCAACAATTACTTAATGATATAAAAGGAAAATTATCTTGGAACGACTGGGCTAAGTGCATTGAACTTTTAGGAAGAAGAGCACCCACTGGCGATGAAATGCTCGACAATTTTACTGTGAGAATTGCTTTAAACACTGCTTGGGAAGCTTCAAATGTTGCAATTACAATTTGGGCTTCACATAGTGACGATCCGGCAGATGCTGGAAATGCATGTAACCCGGCTATAGGTGCAGTAACCGCAACAACAGCACATGAAGAAGGTGGCTTTGTTTATATGAATCTCCTTACAGGAAATCTATCTACAATAGCAGTATCAGGAGGAGCGCAAGCAGGACTCACGCTTAACAATCCGGCAACAGTTGCTGACTCAGTTGTTGTTGGAGGATATCATACTCATCCTAATGTTGGGGTTTGTTGGGGCACACCATTCTTCAGTCCTGAAGACGAAGCTTGGTCAGCTGCAAACGGAGTCCCTATTTTAATGAAAGGTGCGTTCCCTTCTCTTACAGATATTTCAAATCATTCATTTGGAAATGCACGCCTTCACCTTGCAGGAAACAGAGGTTTACCCGGAGCTTCAGGCGGTATTGCTCCTCAGGCAACAATATGTGGCAGTTTTGATGAAATATAA